In Bactrocera oleae isolate idBacOlea1 chromosome 3, idBacOlea1, whole genome shotgun sequence, a genomic segment contains:
- the LOC106618015 gene encoding uncharacterized protein, translating into MASSTGGRDAIECDTNASAMAINMAETIKPNNYMVSSRKHQNDAHSNSERPSKKLESAKFGHMSGRTAEGLRRQATKYPHGLNISIQTVTTNEHQHTTSNGNNNNNSNNNSSLHASSDLNANYGYSRASTLRSSWGGNNNDKRQTTSDLNDGIRHTSNGRDAAATSDNCHRKYRISMISSPENLAELQMRRYKYPLTGNYYLDTQDATSMKQPPPLPVLRTYLQRFGRWKYLRWPIIFLASTLLFFGLITYCIWLHDVSVARERYQRRRQEVSKEAQLADNEAQLINFVANTVDVWQRVDESIATTTTTPATSTTNSTIVVTTDHNQQHLQESTILRAISTQARQPPKQQQLTTFKYVVPSKGVVVGDKKQHKADVDKDRDETMSETTTYASAEAALIPTNVLHYSGFNGHQNSFGVPIEEGHRILRLFNNGLSPYQPFTPTTKSLAKVSPTIPPLAKSKPTHSMSSGFRTTAQDNGCYSTTLPMCQGILDYDLTYNSTTKLQFNDQQAFQQLVESNCSTRALEFICVTLEPECRPSHIGILPPCRRICKAVLEACSIVIANWDALNELFDCNIYPDSNDPHKCEDPTRRRDYCYDNEFACYDRTCIPQQWQCDNIKDCAAGEDEESCLICDHQDEFRCRSNEKCVPESVRCDLKYDCFDGSDEEECDEYGSGDETAVTFDEAALNSFPRVFSYASFLSPNQTNEGLYTYITAATDDENGTKFQVHEITNRTSGISTEDVTNSVPGDGPKGFVNFRDSKEIMMTSDTENKFKYSSAATTSRLATTNHNNNSLISGNKVSFGATTPLQPAASMRIAVTTEPVSTSKDDIDNDDNKSKKAPANTCAPHQLRCVSGECITVNQLCDKKIDCPDGADELLCIYKEQRSSTTTTMRSSTDGPSSRRRSVRTQSTTPAATTIRTDKRSLTRTTIKRKVKT; encoded by the exons ATGGCTAGCTCGACTGGCGGCCGAGATGCCATTGAATGCGATACTAACGCTTCTGCAATGGCCATAAATATGGCCGAGACTATCAAACCAAACAATTACATGGTCAGCAGCAGAAAACATCAAAACGATGCCCACAGCAACAGCGAGAGGCCGAGTAAAAAACTAGAATCAGCGAAATTCGGGCATATGAGTGGACGCACAGCTGAGGGTCTGCGTCGGCAAGCGACCAAATATCCACACGGCCTGAATATCAGCATACAAACAGTGACCACTAATGAACACCAGCACACCACTAgtaatggcaacaacaataataacagcaataataatagcAGTCTACATGCGAGCAGTGACCTGAATGCAAATTATGGCTACTCACGAGCTTCCACGCTGCGCAGCAGTTGGGGtggcaacaacaatgacaaacgGCAAACGACCAGCGATTTGAATGACGGCATTAGACACACCTCAAATGGCAGGGATGCCGCAGCAACGTCGGATAACTGCCACCGCAAATATCGCATTAGTATGATCAGCAGTCCGGAAAATCTGGCCGAATTGCAAATGCGCCGCTACAAGTATCCACTCACCGGCAACTACTATCTGGACACACAAGATGCGACGAGTATGAAACAACCGCCCCCGTTGCCGGTGCTGCGCACATATCTACAGCGTTTCGGTCGTTGGAAATATCTACGCTGGCCCATCATATTTTTAGCGAGCACATTGCTATTCTTCGGTCTCATCACCTATTGCATTTGGCTGCACGATGTGAGCGTGGCGCGGGAGCGTTACCAGCGACGACGGCAGGAAGTCAGCAAGGAGGCACAGTTAGCCGATAATGAAGCGCAGCTCATCAACTTTGTTGCAAACACAGTGGACGTGTGGCAGCGTGTTGATGAAAGCATTGCAACCACAACAACTACTCCGGCAACCAGCACCACCAATTCAACCATAGTTGTAACCACAGACCACAATCAGCAACACCTACAGGAATCGACGATTTTACGTGCAATTAGCACTCAAGCGCGCCAACCGCCCAAGCAGCAACAACTGACAACATTCAAGTATGTGGTGCCTTCGAAAGGTGTCGTCGTCGGCGACAAAAAGCAGCACAAAGCGGATGTTGATAAAGACAGAGATGAGACTATGTCCGAAACCACGACATATGCCAGCGCCGAAGCGGCTCTGATACCTACTAATGTGCTGCATTACAGCGGTTTTAATGGACATCAGAACAGCTTTGGTGTGCCCATTGAAGAGGGTCACCGCATTTTGAGGCTCTTTAATAAT GGCCTTTCACCATATCAACCCTTTACCCCAACAACTAAGTCTTTGGCTAAGGTATCACCCACGATACCACCGCTTGCAAAATCTAAGCCAACACATTCCATGTCATCAGGCTTCCGTACCACCGCGCAAGATAACGGTTGTTACTCAACCACGCTGCCGATGTGTCAGGGTATCCTGGACTATGATTTAACATATAATTCCACAACTAAATTACAGTTTAACGATCAACAAGCTTTTCAGCAGCTAGTAGAATCGAATTGTTCAACACGTGCGCTCGAGTTTATTTGTGTAACACTAGAACCGGAATGCAGACCTTCGCATATTGGTATATTGCCACCTTGTCGGAGGATTTGCAAAG CCGTACTCGAAGCCTGCTCCATCGTCATAGCCAATTGGGACGCGCTCAACGAGCTGTTTGACTGCAATATCTACCCCGACTCCAACGATCCGCACAAATGTGAAGATCCCACGAGAAGACGCGATTACTGCTACGACAACGAATTCGCTTGCTATGACCGCACCTGCATACCGCAACAATGGCAGTGTGATAATATTAAGGATTGCGCTGCTGGCGAGGACGAAGAGAGCTGTTTGATTTGCGATCATCAGGATGAGTTCCGCTGCCGCTCTAATGAGAAGTGTGTGCCCGAGTCGGTGCGCTGTGATTTGAAATATGACTGCTTCGATGGATCTGATGAGGAGGAGTGTGATGAGTACGGTTCCGGAGATGAAACAGCGGTCACTTTCGATGAAGCTGCTTTAAATTCATTCCCACGCGTATTCTCCTATGCTAGTTTCCTATCGCCCAATCAAACTAATGAAGGTTTATATACCTACATCACGGCAGCTACGGACGATGAGAATGGCACGAAGTTTCAGGTGCATGAAATCACCAATCGCACTAGCGGCATATCTACCGAAGATGTGACAAACAGTGTTCCCGGTGATGGGCCAAAAGGTTTCG TGAACTTCCGTGATAGCAAGGAAATCATGATGACTAGCGATACGGAGAATAAATTCAAGTACTCTTCGGCTGCCACCACCTCACGTCTCGCAACAACAAATCACAACAATAATAGCTTGATCAGCGGCAATAAAGTGTCCTTTGGTGCCACCACACCTCTGCAACCGGCCGCCTCAATGCGCATCGCCGTCACTACCGAACCGGTCAGCACATCCAAAGACGACATAGATAATGACGACaacaagagcaaaaaagcgCCGGCAAACACTTGTGCGCCCCATCAATTGCGTTGTGTGAGCGGTGAGTGCATCACAGTCAATCAACTCTGCGACAAG AAAATTGACTGTCCAGATGGTGCTGATGAGCTGCTGTGTATCTACAAGGAGCAGCGCAgttcgacaacaacaacaatgcgcagCAGCACAGACGGTCCTTCAAGCCGTAGGCGGAGTGTGCGCACGCAATCGACGACGCCGGCAGCGACGACAATACGTACGGATAAACGCTCCTTGACACGTACAACAATA